The genomic stretch TCGATTTCGTTGAGCTCAAGATAGTCCTGCAGCTCCATGCCCAAGGCCTCGGCCACTTCCTGATGCACTTCCAGGCGCATGGCCTTGAGCTCCTGCGGCGTCTCGGCCACCAGCTCCAGCACCAGTTCCCAAGGCTCCAGCCCGCGGGACTCGGCTTCGTCCTCGAACGCCCACTGCGCCTGCTGCTTTTGCTCGGTGGCGTCCAGGGCGCTGATCTCTTCCTGAAGGGAAGGCGTCGCCGCCAGGTACTTCTCCAGCGCTACATCGATTCGTTGTTCTTTTGGGATCATGGCGTTCTCGCTGATCAGGGGAATGGGTGATGGATCTGGATCTTCTGGGATCTCTCTGCCGCGGATTGTCCGGCCTCGGAACCATTCGGGATCATCTGAACACTGCAGGGCGATGCTTGTGCTGGCGCCGAATATAGGACGTTTGGATGACGAATGACACGGGTCTTTACATCTCTCGCACAAAAAGCTGACCGGGGGAACATAAATCCGGATTCCGAGTCATAGCGATGTGCCATGTCGGCACACCCCTCCGCTGTCCACAAGGAAACCCAGTGATGCGCAGCCTTTCGAAGATGTCGTCTGTTGTGTCCACCACCGCCATGACCGCGCTGCTCGGGGCACTGGCCCTGCCGGGCAATGCAATGGCCATCGAGCTGAGCGACCGATTCCCCAGCTACGGCGACTCGGTTCCCGCCATCCACAACGACAGCGGCAAGACCGTGATCGTCAGAACCGACATCAGCATCGATGAACTGAAGAAGATGCGCGAAACCCTCGCCGACCAGACGCGCCAGCTCGAAGAGCTCAAACGCAGCAGCGGCTCCAGCGCCAGCGCCGGCAGCCGGGAGACCGACCAGCTCAAGGATCAGGTCAAGAAACAGGATGGCGAACTGGACACCCTGCGCCGGCAGTTGGAGGAACTCAAGCGCAGCAGCGGTTCCAGCTCAAGCGCCGGCAGCCGCGACACCGACGAACTCAGGAACAAGGTCAAGGAGCAGGATCGGGAACTGGACAACCTGCGCCGCCAGGTAGAAGAACTCAAACGCAGCAGCGGTTCCAGCTCAAGCTCCAGCTCAAGCTCAAGCTCAAGCGAACTGTCGAGCCTCAAGCGGGACATCAGCGATCAGGATCGCGCGATGGATCAGCTCAAACGCACCGTGGAGGAGCTGAGCCGCAAGGTGAAATGAGGGGAATGGTGCCCGAGACAGGAATCGAACCTGCGACCTTCGCGTTACGAGTGCGCTGCTCTACCGGCTGAGCTACACGGGCGGTGGGCTAAACCTAGCATCGGTCTCGGCGCCCGGCAACCCATCTCGCGCCGCAATCATTTTTGACAGGAAAAAAAATGCCCCGCCGTTTTCACGGCGGGGCATTTTCATTGCGCGAAAGCCTGGGGTCGATTAAACGCCCGAAGCCTTGGCAGCCGCCACGTCTTTGATGGACAGCTTGATGCGGCCGCGGTTGTCCACGTCCAGCACCAGCACTTCCACTTCCTGGCCTTCCTTCAGGATGTCGGTGACTTTCTCTACGCGAGCGTCGCTCAGCATCGAGATGTGCACCAGACCGTCCTTGCCCGGCAGGATGTTGACGAACGCGCCGAAGTCGACGATGCGCTCAACCTTGCCCACGTAGATCTTGCCGATCTCGGCTTCGGCGGTGATGCCCAGAACGCGCTGACGGGCAGCTTCTGCGGCTTCCTTGGTTTCGCCGAAGATCTTGATCGAGCCGTCGTCTTCGATGTCGATCGACGCCTTGGTCTCTTCGCAGATGGCACGGATGGTCGCGCCGCCCTTGCCGATCACGTCGCGGATCTTGTCGGTGTCGATCTTCATCGCGATCATGGTCGGTGCGTTGGCCGACAGTTCGGTACGCGACTGGCCGATGACCTGGTTCATCTGACCGAGGATGTTCAGGCGCGCTTCCAGGGCCTGGCCCAGGGCGATCTCCATGATCTCTTCGGTGATGCCCTTGATCTTGATGTCCATCTGCAGTGCGGTGACGCCTTTGGCGGTACCGGCCACTTTGAAGTCCATGTCGCCCAGGTGGTCTTCGTCACCCAGGATGTCGGTCAGGACGGCGAACTTCTCGCCTTCCTTCACCAGGCCCATGGCGATACCGGCCACCGGCGCCTTCATCGGCACACCGGCGTCCATCAGCGCCAGGGAAGCGCCGCACACGGAAGCCATCGAGCTGGAGCCGTTGGATTCGGTGATTTCCGACACCACGCGAACGGTGTACGGGAATTCGTCGGCGGCAGGCAGCATGGCCTGGACCGAACGGCGGGCCAGACGGCCGTGGCCGATTTCGCGACGGCCGGCGCCGCCCATGCGACCGCACTCGCCCACCGAGAACGGAGGGAAGTTGTAGTGCAGCATGAACGAGTCTTTCTTCTCGCCTTCCAGGGTGTCCAGCAGTTGCGCGTCACGGGCGGTGCCCAGGGTCGCGACCACCAGGGCCTGGGTTTCGCCACGGGTGAACAGCGCCGAACCGTGGGTCTTCGGCAGCACGCCGACTTCGATGTTCAGCGGACGCACGGTGCGGGTGTCGCGGCCGTCGATGCGTGGCTTGCCGTTGACGATGTTCTCGCGAACGGTGCGGTATTCGATTTCGCCGAAAGCGGCTTTCACTTCGCCGGCCGAAGGCTGGCCTTCTTCACCGGACAGCTTGGCGACCGCCTGGTCGCGCAGCTCGCCCAGACGGGCGTAGCGGTCGGCCTTGACGGTGATGGTGTAGCCCTGGGAAATCGCTTCGCCGAACTCGGCACGGATCGCGCCCAGCAGTTCGGTGGCCTCGGCGGCAGGCGCCCAGTCCCAGGTCGGCTTGGCGGCTTCGGCGGCCAGTTCCTTGACGGCCTTGATGACCGACTGGAATTCGTCGTGGGCGAACAGCACGGCGCCCAGCATCTGGTCTTCGGTCAGCTCCTTGGCTTCCGATTCGACCATCAGCACGGCCTCTTCGGTACCGGCCACGACCATGTCCAGGCTCGAAGCGGCCAGTTGCTCGTAGGTCGGGTTCAGCAGGTAGCCGGTGCTTTCGTGGAAAGCGACGCGGGCGGCGCCGATCGGGCCGTCGAACGGAATGCCGGAGATGGCCAGGGCAGCCGAGGTACCGATCATCGCAGCGATGTCCGGATCGGTCTTCTTGCTGGTGGAAACGACGGTGCAGACGACCTGCACTTCGTTCATGAAGCCTTCAGGGAACAGCGGACGGATCGGACGGTCGATCAGTCGGGAAGTCAGGGTTTCCTTCTCGGAAGGACGGCCTTCGCGCTTGAAGAAACCGCCAGGGATCTTGCCTGCGGCGTAGGTCTTTTCCTGGTAGTGAACGGACAGGGGGAAGAAACCCTTGCCCGGATCGGCTTGCTTGGCGCCGACCACGGTCACCAGTACGCTGACGTCGTCGTCAACGGTGACCAGCACTGCGCCGGTGGCCTGACGGGCGATGCGGCCTGTCTCGAGGGTGACGGTCGACTGACCGAACTGGAACTTCTTGATTACCGGGTTCACGGTGTCCTACCTTCTTTGTGGCTCTTGGGGGAACTGGTTTCTTGCGAAATTCTTGGGCAATGTCGGGAATCGGCCCGATGCGGATTGTCCGGGGTGCTGCCGGGATGAATCAGGTGCCTCAGATAAAACTTGAGGCTGGGAGCCTGCCGCCTGCCGGCGGAAAACCGCAGACAGCCGACAGGCAACCAACCTCATAGCGCGATCGCTGATTAGCGACGCAGGCCCAGGCGGCCGATCAGAGCGCTGTAGCGGCTCAGATCTTTGCCTTTCAGGTAGTCCAGCAGCTTGCGACGCTGGTTAACCATGCGGATCAGACCACGACGGGAGTGGTGGTCTTTGCCGTTGGCCTTGAAGTGACCTTGCAGCTTGTTGATGTTGGCGGTCAGCAGTGCAACTTGCACTTCTGGCGAGCCGGTATCACCAACGGCTTGCTGGTAGTCGGTAACGATTTGAGCTTTTTCTGCTGCGCTGAGAGCCATGAGGCAATCCTTTTATCAGGAAACCGTCCAGGGACGGTTTCAACAGGCCAGGGACAAATCCCTGTATCAATAAAAGAGCAGTGACCGTGCCTGTTGACAGCCACCCTCGCCGGCCCGCTGTTACGCGAACCGGTTCCGGTCATTCCGACCGAATCAAGCGACGCGGCGCAATGCGCCCGTCTTCGCTCACTTCACCGATGCCGATGAAGCGACCGTTGTGATCCTGTACCCGCACCATGCCGAACTTCGGCGCATCCGGAGCCCGCACCGGCTGGCCGTTGAGCCAGTAGAACGCGCTGTGCTCCGAGAACTTCAGCAGCGGCCAATCCTGCAGGCCGCTGTCCGCCGGCATCAGGAAGCGGTCGAGCGCTTCGTTGCCGCCTTCGGCATGGGCCGCTTCGAGCTCTTCGAGGGTCACGGTCTGCGCCAGGGTGAAAGGCCCGGCCTGGGTACGCCGCAATTCAGCGACGTACGCACCGCAACCGAGCTGCTCACCGATATCCTCCACCAGGGTGCGGATATAGGTGCCCTTGCTGCATTCCACCGCCAGTCGCGCAGTATCGCCTTCGAAGGCCAGCAATTCCAAGCGCGCAATAGTAACAGAACGCGGTTCGCGCTCCACTACTTCACCTGCACGGGCCAACTTGTAAAGCGGCTGGCCATCACGCTTGAGCGCCGAGTACATCGGCGGTATCTGATTGATTTGGCCACGAAATTGCGGCAAGACCGCTTCGATTTCGGCGCGACCGACGGTCACCGGACGCTCCTGCAGAACCTCGCCCTCGGCATCGGCCGTGGTGGTGGTCTTGCCCAGTTGCGCCAGGGTCTCATAGCCCTTGTCGGAATCGAGCAGGTATTGCGAGAACTTGGTCGCCTCGCCGAAGCACAGCGGCAGCACGCCGGTGGCCAGCGGGTCGAGGCTGCCCGTGTGCCCGGCCTTCTCGGCGTTGAGCAGCCAGCGGACCTTTTGCAGCGCCGCGTTGGAGGTGAACCCCAACGGCTTGTCGAGCAGGATGATGCCGCTGACGTTACGACGGATACGTTTGACCTGGGCCACCGGATTACTCCTTGGTGTCTTCGGGTTCGGCCGACGTCTCGTGCAGGCTGTCTTCAGCCACCGCACGGTCGATCAGGGCCGACAGGTGCGCGCCGCGGGCGACGCTTTCGTCGTAGTGGAAATGCAGTTGCGGCACGCTGCGCAGCTTCATTTCGCGGGCCAGCTGCATGCGCAGGAAACCGGCGGCGGCGTTCAGCACCTTGATGCTCTGCGCGATGTCGGCGGCGTTGTCCTGCCCCATCACGGTGATGAAGATCTTGGCGTGACCGACGTCACGGCTGACATCCACCGCAGTGATGGTGACCAGGCCGACGCGCGGGTCTTTGACTTCACGACGGATCAGTTGGGCCAGCTCGCGCTGCATCTGATCGCCGATACGTTGGGTACGGCTGTATTCTTTTGCCATGGTTTGTTACCTGTAACTGCCCCACGGCGAAACCCGTGAGGTCTGAAAGCGGCAAACGCCCGGCCTGGCGGAGGCCAGACCGGGCGTTGCGTTTAGAGTCCGCCGGACGGGCTGCGCAGATCGCTGCGGCGGCCCGTTGCGGCTCCTGAAGTGCGCGAGTCAGAGGCTGCGAGCAACCTGAACCTTCTCGAAGACTTCGATCTTGTCGCCGACCTTGACGTCGTTGTAGCTCTTCACGCCGATGCCGCATTCCATGCCGGCACGGACTTCGGAAGCGTCATCCTTGAAGCGGCGCAGGGATTCCAGCTCGCCTTCGAAGATCACGATGTCTTCACGCAGTACGCGGATCGGACGGTTACGGTGCACGACACCTTCGACCACCATGCAGCCGGCGATCGCGCCGAACTTCGGCGAACGGAACACGTCACGCACTTCGGCGATGCCCAGGATGTTCTCGCGGACATCGCTGCCGAGCATGCCGGTCAGGGCCTTCTTGACGTCTTCGATGATGTCGTAGATCACGTTGTAGTAACGCATGTCCAGACCTTCCTGCTCGACGATCTTCCGTGCGCCCGCATCGGCACGCACGTTGAAGCCGAACAGCACGGCGTTGGAAGCCAGTGCCAGGTTGGCGTCGGATTCGGTGATGCCACCGACGCCGCCGCCGACCACGCGCACTTGCACTTCGTCGTTGCCCAGGCCGTTGAGGGCGCCTTGCAGGGCCTCCAGCGAACCGCGGACGTCGGACTTGAGGACGATGTTGAGCGTCTTCTTCTCTTCCTGGCCCATGCTTTCGAAGATGTTTTCCAGCTTGCCGGCGTGGGCGCGGGCCAGCTTGACTTCGCGGAACTTGCCTTGACGGAACAGGGCCACTTCACGGGCCTTCTTCTCGTCGGCCACCACGCTCATCTCGTCACCGGCGTCAGGCGTGCCGTCCAGGCCGAGGATCTCGACCGGAATGGCCGGGCCCGCTTCCTTGATCGGCTTGCCGTTCTCGTCGAGCATGGCGCGCACGCGGCCATAGTTCGAACCGACCAGCACCATGTCGCCTTGACGCAGGGTACCGTCCTGAACCAGCACGGTGGCCACCGGGCCGCGGCCCTTGTCCAGACGCGACTCGACCACGACACCACGGCCTGGGGCCGACGGAGTGGCGGTGAGCTCAAGCACTTCGGCCTGCAGCAGCACGGCTTCGAGCAGCTCGTCGACGCCGGTACCCATCTTCGCCGAAACCGGAACGAACGGCGTGTCGCCACCCCAGTCTTCCGGCGTCACGCCGTGGGTCGCCAGTTCGCTGCGGATGCGGTCGAGGTCGGCACCCGGCTTGTCGATCTTGTTCACCGCCACCACCAGCGGCACGCCAGCAGCCTGGGCGTGCTGAACGGCTTCGATGGTTTGCGGCATCACGCCGTCGTCGGCCGCGACCACCAGGATCACGATGTCGGTCGCCTTGGCGCCACGGGCACGCATCGCGGTGAACGCCGCGTGACCCGGGGTGTCGAGGAAGGTGACCATGCCGCGTTCGGTTTCGACGTGGTACGCACCGATGTGCTGGGTGATGCCGCCGGCTTCGCCCGCAGCGACCTTGGCGCGACGGATGTAGTCGAGCAGCGAGGTCTTGCCGTGGTCAACGTGGCCCATGACGGTCACGACCGGAGCACGAGGCACCGCCTCGCCTTCGAACTTCAGGGACTCGGCCAGGGAATCTTCCAGGGCGGTGTCGCTGATCAGGGTCACTTTGTGGCCCAGTTCTTCGGCGACCAGCTGGGCAGTTTCCTGGTCCAGTACCTGGTTGATGGTGGCCGGGGTGCCCAGCTTGAACATGAACTTGATGATTTCAGCAGCCTTGACCGACATCTGCTGGGCCAGATCGCCCACGGTGATGGTCTCGCCGATCTTCACGTCACGCACCACCGGCCCGGTAGGGCTCTGGAAACCGTGGGCGTTGCGTTTCTTCAGCTTGGACTTGCTGCTGCGACCGCCGCGGCGGAAGCCATCGCTTTCTTCGTCGGTGGTGCGGGGCGCCACGCGAGGGGCGGGTGCCTTTTCCTTGACCGATGCGCGGTGCGGAGCGTTCTTGCGCTCGCCGTCACCGCCGCCGCGACGGCTGTTCTCGTCGGCGCGTGGCTTGTCCGGACGACGCTGGTCGTCACGCTTGCGCACTTCGACGACCGGGGCGGCCGGCGCGGCGGATACCGCTTCGCGCACAGGCTCGGCCACCGGAGCCGGAGCGGCCACAGGCTCGGCCGCAGCGGCCGGGGCAGCAGGAGGCTGACGGCGCGCTTCTTCTTCGGCGCGCAGGCGGGCTTCCTCTTCTGCCTTTTGACGGGCAGCGTTTTCCACGGCGCGGCGCTCGTCCAGCTCACGCTGACGCTCGGCCTCGATTTCTTCGGGGCTGCGCTGCACGAAAACCTTTTTCTTGCGCACTTCTACGCTGATGCTCTTGCTGCCGGCCACCCGCAGGGTGCTGGTGGTTTTACGCTGCAGCGTGATCTTGCGTGGTTCTTCCACTTTCGCCTTGTGGCTGCTCTTCAAGTGAGTCAGCAGGGACTGCTTTTCACTGTCAGTCACATGTTCTTCGGCGGCGGTGTGCGGCAGACCTGCCTCACGCATCTGCTGCAACAGGCGCTCTACCGGTGTTTTGACCTCATCGGCCAGTTGTTTCACCGTGACTTGCGTCATGCACTTCTCTCCTCAGGCCGCGCCTAATTACTCGAACCAGTGGGCTCGGGCGGCCATGATCAACTTGCCGGCACGCTCTTCGTCGATACCGTCGATGTCGAGCAGGTCGTCAATCGACTGCTCGGCCAGGTCTTCGCGGTTAACTACGCCGCGCACCGCCAGTTCCGCCGCCAGATCCTTGTCCATGCCCTCAAGCGAGAGCAGGTCTTCGGCCGGATGGGCGTCTGCCAGTTTTTCCTCAGTAGCGATGGCCTTGGTCAACAACCGGTCCTTGGCGCGAGCACGAAGCTCGTTGACGATTTCCTCGTCGAAGCCGTCGATGTTGAGCATCTCTTCCAGCGGTACGTAGGCAATCTCTTCCAGGCTGGTGAAGCCTTCGTCGACCAGCACCTGGGCCAGCTCTTCGTCGACTTCCAGCTCGTCGATGAAGTTGCGCAGGATGTCGCCGGTCTCCGCCTGTTGCTTGGCCTGGATGTCCGATTCGGTCATCACGTTCAGGGTCCAACCGGTCAGCTGACTGGCCAGACGCACGTTCTGGCCGCCGCGGCCGATGGCCTGAGCGAGGTTGTCGGCACCCACCGCGATGTCCATGGCGTGGGCGTCTTCGTCAACGATGATCGCCGCCACTTCGGCAGGCGACATGGCATTGATCACGAACTGCGCCGGGTTGTCGTCCCACAGGACGATGTCCACACGCTCGCCACCCAACTCGCCCGACACGGCCTGGACGCGCGAACCGCGCATGCCGATGCACGCGCCCTGCGGGTCGATGCGCTTGTCCTTGGAACGGACGGCGATCTTGGCGCGCGAACCCGGATCCCGGGAAGCGGCCATCACTTCGATCAGGCCTTCGGCGATTTCCGGCACTTCGATGCGGAACAGCTCGATCAGCATTTCCGGCGCGGTGCGCGACAGGATCAGCTGCGGGCCGCGGTTCTCGGTGCGGATTTCCTTGAGCAGCGCACGCAGGCGCACGCCGACCCGGAAGGTCTCGCGGGAGATGATGTCTTCACGGGCCAGCAACGCTTCGGCGTTGTTGCCCAAGTCGACGATC from Pseudomonas ekonensis encodes the following:
- a CDS encoding DUF6388 family protein, with protein sequence MIPKEQRIDVALEKYLAATPSLQEEISALDATEQKQQAQWAFEDEAESRGLEPWELVLELVAETPQELKAMRLEVHQEVAEALGMELQDYLELNEIDD
- the pnp gene encoding polyribonucleotide nucleotidyltransferase: MNPVIKKFQFGQSTVTLETGRIARQATGAVLVTVDDDVSVLVTVVGAKQADPGKGFFPLSVHYQEKTYAAGKIPGGFFKREGRPSEKETLTSRLIDRPIRPLFPEGFMNEVQVVCTVVSTSKKTDPDIAAMIGTSAALAISGIPFDGPIGAARVAFHESTGYLLNPTYEQLAASSLDMVVAGTEEAVLMVESEAKELTEDQMLGAVLFAHDEFQSVIKAVKELAAEAAKPTWDWAPAAEATELLGAIRAEFGEAISQGYTITVKADRYARLGELRDQAVAKLSGEEGQPSAGEVKAAFGEIEYRTVRENIVNGKPRIDGRDTRTVRPLNIEVGVLPKTHGSALFTRGETQALVVATLGTARDAQLLDTLEGEKKDSFMLHYNFPPFSVGECGRMGGAGRREIGHGRLARRSVQAMLPAADEFPYTVRVVSEITESNGSSSMASVCGASLALMDAGVPMKAPVAGIAMGLVKEGEKFAVLTDILGDEDHLGDMDFKVAGTAKGVTALQMDIKIKGITEEIMEIALGQALEARLNILGQMNQVIGQSRTELSANAPTMIAMKIDTDKIRDVIGKGGATIRAICEETKASIDIEDDGSIKIFGETKEAAEAARQRVLGITAEAEIGKIYVGKVERIVDFGAFVNILPGKDGLVHISMLSDARVEKVTDILKEGQEVEVLVLDVDNRGRIKLSIKDVAAAKASGV
- the rpsO gene encoding 30S ribosomal protein S15; amino-acid sequence: MALSAAEKAQIVTDYQQAVGDTGSPEVQVALLTANINKLQGHFKANGKDHHSRRGLIRMVNQRRKLLDYLKGKDLSRYSALIGRLGLRR
- the truB gene encoding tRNA pseudouridine(55) synthase TruB, which encodes MAQVKRIRRNVSGIILLDKPLGFTSNAALQKVRWLLNAEKAGHTGSLDPLATGVLPLCFGEATKFSQYLLDSDKGYETLAQLGKTTTTADAEGEVLQERPVTVGRAEIEAVLPQFRGQINQIPPMYSALKRDGQPLYKLARAGEVVEREPRSVTIARLELLAFEGDTARLAVECSKGTYIRTLVEDIGEQLGCGAYVAELRRTQAGPFTLAQTVTLEELEAAHAEGGNEALDRFLMPADSGLQDWPLLKFSEHSAFYWLNGQPVRAPDAPKFGMVRVQDHNGRFIGIGEVSEDGRIAPRRLIRSE
- the rbfA gene encoding 30S ribosome-binding factor RbfA, producing MAKEYSRTQRIGDQMQRELAQLIRREVKDPRVGLVTITAVDVSRDVGHAKIFITVMGQDNAADIAQSIKVLNAAAGFLRMQLAREMKLRSVPQLHFHYDESVARGAHLSALIDRAVAEDSLHETSAEPEDTKE
- the infB gene encoding translation initiation factor IF-2 gives rise to the protein MTQVTVKQLADEVKTPVERLLQQMREAGLPHTAAEEHVTDSEKQSLLTHLKSSHKAKVEEPRKITLQRKTTSTLRVAGSKSISVEVRKKKVFVQRSPEEIEAERQRELDERRAVENAARQKAEEEARLRAEEEARRQPPAAPAAAAEPVAAPAPVAEPVREAVSAAPAAPVVEVRKRDDQRRPDKPRADENSRRGGGDGERKNAPHRASVKEKAPAPRVAPRTTDEESDGFRRGGRSSKSKLKKRNAHGFQSPTGPVVRDVKIGETITVGDLAQQMSVKAAEIIKFMFKLGTPATINQVLDQETAQLVAEELGHKVTLISDTALEDSLAESLKFEGEAVPRAPVVTVMGHVDHGKTSLLDYIRRAKVAAGEAGGITQHIGAYHVETERGMVTFLDTPGHAAFTAMRARGAKATDIVILVVAADDGVMPQTIEAVQHAQAAGVPLVVAVNKIDKPGADLDRIRSELATHGVTPEDWGGDTPFVPVSAKMGTGVDELLEAVLLQAEVLELTATPSAPGRGVVVESRLDKGRGPVATVLVQDGTLRQGDMVLVGSNYGRVRAMLDENGKPIKEAGPAIPVEILGLDGTPDAGDEMSVVADEKKAREVALFRQGKFREVKLARAHAGKLENIFESMGQEEKKTLNIVLKSDVRGSLEALQGALNGLGNDEVQVRVVGGGVGGITESDANLALASNAVLFGFNVRADAGARKIVEQEGLDMRYYNVIYDIIEDVKKALTGMLGSDVRENILGIAEVRDVFRSPKFGAIAGCMVVEGVVHRNRPIRVLREDIVIFEGELESLRRFKDDASEVRAGMECGIGVKSYNDVKVGDKIEVFEKVQVARSL
- the nusA gene encoding transcription termination factor NusA — protein: MSKEVLLVVESVSNEKGVPAGVIFEALELALATATKKRFEDEVDLRVEINRHTGSYETFRRWTVVEEADLDDPAIETWPSKVAETHPGAKVGDVVEEKIESIEFGRIAAQTAKQVIVQKVREAERAQVVDAYRERLGEIISGTVKKVTRDNVIVDLGNNAEALLAREDIISRETFRVGVRLRALLKEIRTENRGPQLILSRTAPEMLIELFRIEVPEIAEGLIEVMAASRDPGSRAKIAVRSKDKRIDPQGACIGMRGSRVQAVSGELGGERVDIVLWDDNPAQFVINAMSPAEVAAIIVDEDAHAMDIAVGADNLAQAIGRGGQNVRLASQLTGWTLNVMTESDIQAKQQAETGDILRNFIDELEVDEELAQVLVDEGFTSLEEIAYVPLEEMLNIDGFDEEIVNELRARAKDRLLTKAIATEEKLADAHPAEDLLSLEGMDKDLAAELAVRGVVNREDLAEQSIDDLLDIDGIDEERAGKLIMAARAHWFE